The sequence TCGTCCGGTCGATGGCCCGCGCGCTGAGCGCGATCAACTGGTGGCTCGAGTCGGTCAGGGTTTGGAGGGCAGAGCGGTTGATGGCGTTGCCCGCCTCGCGGAGCGACGACTGGCCCAGCGTCGAGACGTTCGAGACCGTGCCGACCAGGTTTGCCTCGCCGGTGCGGGTCACGGCGAAGAGCACCGCGAGCGTGGGCAGGATGGCGAGCGCGCAGAAGCCGGCCAGGAGCTGAACCTTGAGTCCCTTGGTCGCCATCGCCTACCTCGTCAGAACCCTTGCGCGAGCGTCAACGCGAAGCCCCGGCCCGGCGCCGGTATGTCCACGCCGCCAAACCCCGGAAGCGGCGCGCGGTTATCCAGGAGATTGGTCGCCTTTGCCGATACCCGCGCCGGCCGGCCGAAAACCAGGAACTTGCGGGCGAGCAGGCCGGCGTCCACGTACACCGCCGCGGGCACCCGGTACGGCTCGGGCGCCCTGCTGAGATTGGAGCTGGAGGGCAACATGTCCCCGATGTAGCGGATCTCGAGGTGGAGATCGGCCGGCAGGCCGGGGGCCGGCGCGAGTGCCCCCACGTTCGCCAGCACGGCGGGAAAGAGCTCCGAGCCCGTGACTTTCGCCGTCCCGCCGGTCGCGGCGGCACTCAGGATGCGCGTGTCCTGCAGGGTCCCGTTCACGTAGCCGCGCACCGCGCCGACTTGCCAGCGGGCCGCGCCCTCCACGCCAGTAGTGGTCGCCTCGCCCACGTTCACCGGCCGGTAGTTGGTCAGGGCCTGCTGGATCTGGGTGAGATCCTTGACCCGCGTCCAGTAGGCATCGACCGACAGCACCAGGTGCTCGCTCGCTTCCCACAGCAGTTCGGTCTCGACGGTCTGGGCCGTCTCGGGTCGCAACTGCGGATTGCCCTCGAGATCGCCGATCTGGATGGGCGCCGAGTAGAGCTGCAACGGGCTCGGCGCCTTGAAGGAGGTGCCGAACAGCAGCTTGGACGTGAGCGCGTCGGTCCAGTCGTACACCGCGCCCGCCCGGTAGTTGAGGACGTCGCCGTACGCGCTGTGGCGATCCCCGCGGACGCCGACCGTCAGGCCGATCGGTTCCAGCGGCCGGAAGACGCCCTGGCTGAAGAGGCCGACGTTCGTGAACGTCTTGCGGCCGAGATCGGGCCCGCTCGGGTTCTGGGCGCCGGCCTCGTGCACCCCGAACTTCTGGAGGTACAGGTCGTAGATCGACTGGATGCGCTGGTCGTCGGCGGTGAAGTCGGCGCCCAGCGTGAGTTCGCTGCTATCGGTGACCGCGTAGCGGACCTCGGCGCCCAGGTCCACACCCGTGTAGCCGGCCTTGCGGATCTTCGCCAGGTACTCCTTGCCCACGTCGAGGCGATCTTCGGCGGTAGGGCCGCCGCCCGCGACGGCCGCCCCGGCGCGGACCGAGAGGTTGTCGGCCACGGTCCGCTCGAAGGTCGACCGCAGGAAGTAGTTATCCAAGACGACCTGGTTCTTGCTGTCCAGTTTGCCGCTCTCCAGGCTCCAGTCGAGGTACTTGCCGCCGCTCTCCAGGTGCTGGTAGTTGCCTGCCAGCGTGAATCTGCCCGCCTCGTCGGGATCGCCCACGGCGAGCTTGCCGAAGGCCGTACGCGGCCGC comes from Candidatus Tanganyikabacteria bacterium and encodes:
- a CDS encoding TonB-dependent receptor, yielding MADTSPARALFRGQQTTQDLTRPRTAFGKLAVGDPDEAGRFTLAGNYQHLESGGKYLDWSLESGKLDSKNQVVLDNYFLRSTFERTVADNLSVRAGAAVAGGGPTAEDRLDVGKEYLAKIRKAGYTGVDLGAEVRYAVTDSSELTLGADFTADDQRIQSIYDLYLQKFGVHEAGAQNPSGPDLGRKTFTNVGLFSQGVFRPLEPIGLTVGVRGDRHSAYGDVLNYRAGAVYDWTDALTSKLLFGTSFKAPSPLQLYSAPIQIGDLEGNPQLRPETAQTVETELLWEASEHLVLSVDAYWTRVKDLTQIQQALTNYRPVNVGEATTTGVEGAARWQVGAVRGYVNGTLQDTRILSAAATGGTAKVTGSELFPAVLANVGALAPAPGLPADLHLEIRYIGDMLPSSSNLSRAPEPYRVPAAVYVDAGLLARKFLVFGRPARVSAKATNLLDNRAPLPGFGGVDIPAPGRGFALTLAQGF